A window of the Hevea brasiliensis isolate MT/VB/25A 57/8 chromosome 6, ASM3005281v1, whole genome shotgun sequence genome harbors these coding sequences:
- the LOC110631972 gene encoding protein MLN51 homolog yields MAKVGEEDVEYESDPEEEKRLLGMRRREAASDDEEGEGEEKPRMDRRAPIHSDECDGQGGAAEYDDDEEELEGEDVEEEVYEDEEAYEDEEEEDEIDGFEEGKEGNERRGGGDGGVEGKEKEVEGRKVEEGLEIKAVENHVEEEEEDEEGKKENEPFAVPTAGAFYMHDDRFRDNAGGRHRRTYGGRKLWESKDDKKWGHDKFEEMNLPERRYEQGRRGSKGNFRGRGGKIRAPDRVFARRNKSKTFSNGNNQNQAPIGVRGRGPRKYEPTWKTSSQAPPAQNKQPEKSFDRTSHGNSSRVFTPTPNKESGQVPPARKHSSLSSASPPFYPSGSSNKDIPLTQKREVQAGSTSRNIRIDESFSMQQTSALIQGKNIADSVGIDKLYVDDSVPSTAGKSLNTIQMSPGSSLVNSMQSSQSRNQGRGVTISSQMTYQSAPVQNQVNRVSSPTQPHSVQRSTVQNRAQPSVQAPGQQLGQRPGSGSQASSPPKTALSINSYDSGESETNSETSKSRSALVGKGKGSIQGSGRGSFMYGGAQVMGASGNMGVGHGDQNFPATPAFLPVMQFGGQHPGGIGVPAVGMAFPGYVAQPQLGLGNSEMTWLPVLAGAAGALGATYCSPYIAVDGAYHARPSGQTSSVGSSSKDNNNTNKSNNEWKLTSQTPELVNDEFGQRQKPRRYSEMDFKQPSPST; encoded by the exons ATGGCGAAGGTGGGCGAAGAGGACGTTGAATATGAGAGCGATCCTGAGGAGGAAAAGCGCCTTCTGGGGATGAGAAGGCGTGAAGCGGCAAGTGACGATGAGGAAGGCGAAGGGGAAGAGAAGCCCAGAATGGATCGGAGGGCCCCCATTCATTCTGACGAATGCGATGGCCAGGGTGGGGCAGCAGAATACGATGATGATGAAGAGGAATTAGAAGGGGAAGATGTTGAAGAAGAGGTTTATGAAGATGAAGAAGCTTATGAGGATGAGGAAGAGGAAGATGAAATTGATGGGTTTGAGGAAGGGAAAGAAGGAAATGAGAGGAGAGGAGGAGGTGATGGTGGAGTGGAGGGTAAGGAAAAGGAAGTAGAGGGGAGGAAGGTGGAGGAGGGGTTAGAGATAAAAGCTGTGGAGAATCATGTGGAGGAAGAGGAGGAGGACGAAGAGGGGAAAAAGGAGAACGAACCGTTTGCAGTACCCACTGCTGGGGCTTTTTACATGCATGACGATCGGTTTAGGGACAATGCTGGTGGTCGACACAG GCGAACATATGGTGGAAGGAAGTTGTGGGAGTCCAAAGACGACAAGAAATGGGGGCATGACAAGTTTGAGGAGATGAATTTGCCGGAAAGGCGTTATGAACAG GGAAGGAGGGGTTCTAAAGGTAATTTTCGAGGTCGTGGTGGGAAAATTCGAGCTCCAGACCGTGTATTTGCACGAAGGAACAAATCAAAGACATTCAGCAATGGGAACAATCAGAACCAGGCACCTATAGGTGTGAGGGGGAGGGGGCCAAGAAAGTATGAACCTACATGGAAGACCAGCAGCCAGGCACCTCCAGCACAAAACAAACAGCCTGAGAAGTCATTTGATAGAACTTCACATGGTAACTCCAGTAGAGTTTTTACACCAACACCAAATAAAGAATCTGGTCAAGTGCCTCCTGCTAGAAAACATTCAAGCTTGAGTTCTGCTTCTCCTCCTTTTTATCCTTCTGGATCTTCAAATAAAGATATCCCTTTGACTCAGAAAAGGGAAGTACAAGCTGGAAGTACAAGCAGGAATATTCGTATTGATGAAAGTTTTTCAATGCAGCAAACCAGTGCATTGATTCAGGGGAAGAATATAGCTGATTCTGTTGGAATCGACAAACTTTATGTTGATGATTCTGTTCCTTCAACAGCTGGTAAGTCCTTGAACACTATTCAAATGTCACCTGGATCTTCATTGGTCAATAGCATGCAATCCTCTCAATCCAGAAATCAAGGAAGGGGTGTAACTATTTCAAGTCAGATGACTTATCAGTCAGCCCCTGTGCAAAATCAAGTCAACAGAGTCTCATCTCCAACACAGCCCCATTCTGTTCAGCGGAGTACTGTCCAAAATCGTGCCCAACCTTCTGTTCAAGCTCCTGGTCAGCAGTTGGGACAGCGTCCTGGTAGTGGATCTCAAGCTTCTTCACCACCAAAAACAGCTTTGTCAATAAATTCTTATGATTCTGGAGAATCAGAAACTAATTCAgaaacaagtaaatctagaagtGCATTGGTTGGAAAGGGAAAGGGAAGCATTCAAGGGAGTGGAAGAGGCTCTTTTATGTATGGTGGGGCGCAGGTTATGGGAGCCTCAGGGAATATGGGTGTTGGTCATGGTGATCAGAACTTCCCTGCAACTCCAGCCTTCTTGCCAG TTATGCAATTTGGGGGTCAGCATCCTGGTGGTATTGGAGTTCCTGCTGTTGGCATGGCGTTTCCTGGATATGTTGCTCAACCtcaacttggtttaggaaattctgAAATGACATg GCTACCAGTTTTGGCTGGTGCTGCGGGTGCTTTAGGGGCTACTTATTGTTCACCTTATATTGCTGTTGATGGGGCTTATCATGCTCGCCCATCCGGACAGACATCTTCTGTGGGTTCTTCGAG CAAAGATAACAACAATACTAACAAGTCCAATAATGAATGGAAACTTACTTCTCAGACACCCG AACTTGTGAATGATGAGTTTGGGCAAAGACAAAAGCCTCGCAG ATACTCAGAGATGGATTTTAAGCAGCCAAGTCCAAGTACTTAG
- the LOC110631990 gene encoding uncharacterized protein LOC110631990, whose protein sequence is MDNAGGTPQDVIVPPVEGVAGGGTAYGWNDGGLHGSNPLKGSIDPSEVPTADLVHVWCMPSTANVGPQEVPRHLEPVNLLAARNERESVQIAIRPKVSWSSSGNAGIVQIQCTDLSSPSGDRLVVGQSITFRKVVSILGVPDALVPLDHPVCQIGLVPGETTAVWVSIDVPSVQPPGQYEGEFIVTAIKAESESQSQCLSKAEKHRLYTGLRACLDTVEPIEGKPLDEVVERVKSATTSLRKILLSASFSEFFSDNGPVDMMDEDAISNLSVRVKLSLTVWDFILPATPSLPAVFGISDTVIEDRFGVEHGSDEWYEALEQHFKWLLQYRISPYFCRWGDSMRVLTYTCPWPADHWKSDEYLSDPRLAAYAVPYNQAVSGNDAAKDYLQKEIEILRTKSHWKKAYFYLWDEPLNLEQYDSVRNMASEIHAYAPDARVLTTYYCGPSDAPLAPTPFEAFVKVPKFLRPHTQIYCTSEWVLGNREDLVKDIISELQPENGEEWWTYVCMGPSDPHPNWHLGMRGTQHRAVMWRVWKEGGTGFLYWGANCYEKATVPSAEIRFRRGLPPGDGVLFYPGEVFSSSSQPVASLRLERILSGLQDIEYLKFYTSRYGRDKGLSLLEKTGVYLGPERYTLEHMPIDVMRGEIFNTCRPIHE, encoded by the exons ATGGATAACGCTG GAGGAACTCCTCAAGATGTTATTGTGCCACCAGTTGAAGGTGTTGCCGGTGGAGGGACAGCATATGGATGGAATGATGGAGGATTACATGGTTCAAATCCACTCAAGGGATCAATTGATCCCTCAGAGGTTCCAACTGCAGACTTGGTGCATGTGTGGTGCATGCCAAGCACAGCGAATGTTGGACCACAAGAGGTGCCAAGACATTTGGAGCCT GTaaatcttctggcagctaggAATGAGAGAGAAAGTGTTCAAATTGCTATTCGCCCAAAAGTTTCTTGGAGCAGTTCTGGTAATGCAGGTATTGTGCAGATTCAATGTACTGATTTATCCTCCCCATCTGGTGATCG GTTGGTTGTTGGACAATCAATAACGTTTCGGAAAGTGGTTTCCATATTGGGTGTCCCAGATGCTCTTGTGCCTTTAGATCATCCAGTTTGTCAGATAGGCCTAGTTCCTGG AGAAACAACTGCTGTTTGGGTTTCCATAGATGTTCCAAGTGTACAGCCACCAGGTCAATATGAAGGGGAGTTCATCGTTACTGCCATAAAAGCCGAGTCAGA ATCTCAATCACAGTGCTTGAGCAAAGCTGAGAAGCATCGACTATACACAGGACTTAGGGCCTGTCTTGACACTGTGGAGCCTATTGAAGGAAAACCATTGGATGAAGTG GTAGAAAGAGTGAAATCTGCAACTACatctttaagaaaaattcttCTGTCTGCATCATTTTCTGAATTCTTTTCAGATAATGGGCCAGTTGATATGATGGATGAAGATGCCATTTCAAATCTCTCAGTTcgtgtgaagttaagtttaactGTATGGGATTTCATACTTCCAGCAACTCCTTCACTTCCTGCTGTTTTTGGT ATATCAGATACTGTAATTGAGGATCGTTTTGGTGTTGAGCATGGAAGTGATGAATGGTATGAAGCGTTGGAACAGCATTTCAAGTGGCTTCTTCAGTATAGAATAAGCCCATACTTTTGCAGATGGGGAGACAGTATGCGTGTtttgacttacacctgcccatGGCCAG CTGATCACTGGAAATCAGATGAATATTTGTCTGACCCAAGATTGGCAGCATATGCTGTACCATACAATCAAGCAGTGTCTGG TAATGATGCAGCGAAGGATTACTTGCAGAAAGAAATTGAGATCTTGAGGACAAAGTCTCATTGGAAGAAAGCCTATTTTTACTTGTGGGATGAG CCATTGAATTTGGAGCAATATGACTCAGTCCGCAACATGGCCAGTGAGATCCATGCTTATGCTCCTGATGCCCGTGTTTTAACTACTTATTATTGTG GACCTAGTGATGCACCACTTGCACCTACACCTTTTGAGGCGTTTGTAAAAGTTCCAAAGTTCCTACGCCCTCACACTCAAATTTACTGTACAAG TGAGTGGGTGCTTGGTAATCGGGAGGATCTGGTCAAGGATATTATCTCTGAATTGCAGCCAGAGAACGGTGAG GAATGGTGGACATATGTGTGTATGGGCCCCTCTGATCCTCATCCTAATTGGCATCTAGGGATGCGTGGTACTCAGCATCGTGCTGTAATGTGGCGTGTATGGAAAGAAGGTGGAACTGGGTTTCTATATTGGGGTGCCAACTGCTACGAGAAGGCTACAGTTCCTAGTGCAGAG ATAAGATTTAGGCGCGGTCTACCTCCTGGTGATGGGGTTTTGTTCTATCCTGGTGAGGTGTTTTCATCTTCCAGTCAACCAGTTGCTTCACTTAGACTAGAGCGCATTCTTAGTGGCTTACAG